A region of Streptomyces sp. NBC_01750 DNA encodes the following proteins:
- a CDS encoding baeRF10 domain-containing protein, with the protein MITQDQVDRILRLDGNGLPLVSLYVPAEPDRTGRRAFLTRVASLLDRIRPLAEDRTLEHAARLSLRDDIAKIEKTLEEEPHRSGAVAVFSCSGNGVYEQVWLPRSTRERIVVDADPYVRPMLGVLDEYYRTCAVIVDKGTGQVWEHYIDQARELETIRDRTLRKPNYAAGLAEDRVRNKADELSKRHYRRLIGELKQLFGTGSFDLLVVGGHPYEVPVFIEFLPRELRDRLIGSFTVDRGTATPADIKQKVQELVSDHAQQEQRQLVGEILEARAARRPCAVGLDETLWAASLAAIRTLAVDEEAVAPGVVCDRDGLLARSGKTCPLCGEPLREVPDIIDALTETVKDDGGEVRHIEPETELRAHQVGALLRFEPPPEQAGAG; encoded by the coding sequence ATGATCACGCAAGACCAGGTCGATCGAATTCTCCGGCTGGACGGGAACGGACTTCCGTTGGTCTCGCTCTACGTCCCCGCGGAACCGGACAGGACGGGCCGCCGCGCGTTCTTGACCCGGGTGGCGAGCCTGCTGGACCGCATCCGGCCCCTCGCGGAGGATCGCACACTTGAGCACGCCGCGCGGCTCTCGCTCCGCGACGACATCGCGAAGATCGAGAAAACGCTCGAGGAGGAGCCCCACAGATCGGGCGCTGTCGCCGTCTTCTCCTGCAGCGGCAACGGCGTCTACGAGCAGGTGTGGCTGCCGCGAAGCACCCGCGAACGCATCGTGGTGGACGCCGATCCGTACGTCCGTCCGATGCTGGGCGTGCTCGACGAGTACTACCGCACCTGCGCGGTCATCGTGGACAAGGGGACCGGCCAGGTCTGGGAGCACTACATCGACCAGGCCCGGGAGCTGGAGACGATCCGCGACCGTACGCTGCGCAAGCCCAACTACGCCGCGGGGCTCGCCGAGGACCGGGTCCGCAACAAGGCCGACGAGCTCAGCAAACGGCACTACCGGCGGCTCATCGGCGAGCTGAAGCAGCTCTTCGGGACCGGGAGCTTCGACCTGCTCGTCGTCGGCGGCCACCCTTATGAGGTACCGGTCTTCATCGAATTTCTCCCGCGCGAACTGCGGGACCGGCTCATCGGCAGCTTCACCGTCGACCGCGGGACCGCCACGCCCGCGGACATCAAGCAGAAGGTGCAGGAGCTCGTCTCCGACCACGCACAACAGGAGCAGCGACAGCTCGTCGGCGAGATCCTCGAAGCCAGGGCGGCCCGGCGGCCCTGCGCCGTCGGGCTCGACGAGACGCTGTGGGCGGCCTCGCTGGCCGCGATCCGGACGCTGGCGGTGGACGAGGAGGCGGTCGCCCCAGGTGTCGTCTGCGACCGGGACGGGCTGCTTGCGCGCTCGGGAAAGACCTGCCCGCTCTGCGGGGAGCCGCTGCGCGAGGTTCCCGACATCATCGACGCACTGACCGAGACCGTCAAAGACGACGGCGGCGAGGTCCGGCACATCGAGCCGGAGACGGAACTTCGCGCGCACCAGGTCGGGGCACTGCTGCGCTTCGAACCTCCCCCGGAGCAGGCCGGCGCGGGGTAG
- a CDS encoding TetR/AcrR family transcriptional regulator: MPDPTRAQQIVTAARELLEQEGPEALTMRRLAERVGIKAPSLYKHFPDKSSVETALIAEFLRETAEVLEAAEAAAAGSFQALATAYRAYALAHPHLYRLATDRPIAREALPAGVEDRAVAPLLRAVGGDADAARAAWAFAHGMTILELNGRFPPGADLAAAWATGSAGFVRTRAR; this comes from the coding sequence GTGCCTGACCCCACCCGTGCGCAGCAGATCGTCACCGCGGCCCGCGAACTGCTCGAGCAGGAAGGCCCGGAAGCGCTCACCATGCGCCGCCTCGCCGAGCGGGTCGGCATCAAGGCACCGTCCCTCTACAAGCACTTCCCGGACAAGTCCTCGGTCGAGACGGCCCTGATCGCCGAATTCCTCCGCGAGACCGCCGAGGTCCTCGAGGCCGCCGAGGCCGCGGCCGCCGGCTCCTTCCAGGCTCTGGCCACCGCCTACCGCGCCTACGCCCTGGCCCATCCGCACCTCTACCGTCTCGCCACCGACCGCCCGATAGCCCGCGAGGCCCTGCCCGCGGGCGTGGAGGACCGTGCCGTTGCCCCTCTCCTCCGCGCGGTCGGCGGCGACGCGGACGCCGCCCGGGCGGCCTGGGCCTTCGCCCACGGCATGACCATCCTCGAACTGAACGGCCGCTTCCCGCCGGGCGCTGACCTCGCGGCGGCCTGGGCCACCGGCTCGGCGGGCTTCGTCCGCACACGCGCCAGGTAG
- a CDS encoding RNB domain-containing ribonuclease — MPRRHMHMTGAAEAPLRAALRELRTTLDVPEGFPAEVLAEAESAARAPRLPDHDATDIPFFTIDPPASADLDQAMHLARRDGGFRVHYAVADVAAFVTPGGAIDAEAHRRVQTLYFPDEKVPLHPAPLSEGAASLLPGQTVPALLWRIDLDTEGRTVTTEVRRALVRSRARLDYEGVQRQIDAGTAEEPTALLKDIGLLREALERERGGISLNVPEQEVVEQDGAYFLEYRAPLPADAWNGQISLLTGMAAADLMTASGTGILRTLPNAPVGAVARLRRCAKALGIDWPHHVSYAEVVRSLDPHNGRHAAFLQECTTLLRGAGYAAFSGGELPSPAVHAAVADEYTHCTAPLRRLVDRYAGELCVAAVAGKPPPEWVTAALDKLPQEMAEGSRRANTVERECVDIVEAVLLRERVGEIFDAFVVEVKECDPAVGTVQLEDPAVVARIDGGGEGLPLGERVRARLTQADPGAAKVLFALA; from the coding sequence ATGCCCCGCCGCCATATGCACATGACCGGCGCAGCCGAAGCTCCGCTGCGGGCCGCACTGCGTGAGCTGCGTACGACGCTCGACGTGCCCGAGGGCTTCCCGGCCGAGGTCCTTGCCGAGGCGGAGTCCGCCGCCAGGGCACCGCGCCTGCCGGACCACGACGCCACCGACATCCCGTTCTTCACCATCGACCCGCCGGCCTCCGCCGACCTCGACCAGGCAATGCATCTCGCCCGCCGCGACGGCGGCTTCCGGGTGCACTACGCGGTCGCCGACGTCGCCGCCTTCGTCACCCCCGGCGGCGCGATCGACGCCGAGGCCCACCGCCGGGTGCAGACCCTCTACTTCCCGGACGAGAAGGTCCCGTTGCACCCGGCCCCGCTCTCCGAGGGCGCGGCCAGTCTGCTGCCCGGCCAGACCGTGCCGGCGCTGCTCTGGCGGATCGACCTCGACACCGAGGGCCGTACCGTCACGACCGAGGTGCGCCGCGCGCTCGTACGCAGCCGGGCCAGGCTCGACTACGAAGGTGTGCAGCGGCAGATCGACGCCGGCACCGCCGAGGAGCCGACGGCGCTGCTCAAGGACATCGGGCTGCTGCGCGAGGCGCTGGAGCGTGAGCGCGGCGGCATCTCGCTGAACGTCCCGGAGCAGGAGGTCGTCGAGCAGGACGGCGCGTACTTCCTCGAGTACCGCGCCCCGCTCCCGGCCGACGCCTGGAACGGCCAGATCTCCCTGCTCACCGGCATGGCCGCGGCCGATCTCATGACCGCGTCGGGCACCGGCATCCTGCGCACCCTGCCCAATGCCCCGGTCGGCGCGGTGGCTAGGCTGCGCCGCTGCGCGAAGGCCCTGGGCATCGACTGGCCGCACCATGTCTCGTACGCCGAAGTCGTCCGCTCCCTCGACCCGCACAACGGCCGCCATGCCGCCTTCCTCCAGGAGTGCACGACGCTGCTGCGCGGCGCGGGCTACGCCGCTTTCTCGGGAGGCGAACTGCCCTCGCCCGCGGTCCACGCCGCCGTGGCCGACGAGTACACGCACTGCACCGCGCCGCTGCGGCGGCTCGTCGACCGGTACGCGGGCGAGCTGTGCGTGGCTGCGGTGGCCGGGAAACCGCCGCCGGAGTGGGTGACGGCCGCGCTGGACAAGCTGCCGCAGGAGATGGCGGAGGGCTCCCGACGCGCCAACACGGTGGAGCGGGAGTGTGTAGACATCGTCGAGGCGGTGCTGCTGAGAGAGCGGGTCGGCGAGATCTTCGACGCCTTCGTGGTGGAGGTGAAGGAGTGCGACCCGGCCGTCGGGACGGTCCAGCTGGAGGACCCGGCGGTGGTGGCCAGGATCGATGGCGGCGGCGAGGGGCTTCCGCTGGGGGAGCGAGTACGGGCTCGCCTCACGCAGGCCGACCCGGGGGCGGCGAAGGTCCTGTTCGCGCTCGCGTGA
- the yaaA gene encoding peroxide stress protein YaaA: protein MLVLLPPSEGKAASGRGAPLKPESLSLPGLAGARAAVLDELVELCAADEEKAREVLGLSEGLRGEIAKNVELRTAGTRPAGEIYTGVLYDALGPATLEPDARRRARQSLLVFSGLWGAVRMGDRIPSYRCSMGVKLPGLGTLGAYWRGQMASVLPEASGNGLVLDLRSSAYAAAWKPQGEVAGRTATVRVLHSQLVDGVEKRSVVSHFNKATKGRLVRDLLTAGAKPKGPGELVETLRDLGYVVEAQEPARAGRAWALDVVVSQIH from the coding sequence GTGCTCGTGCTGTTGCCGCCGTCGGAGGGTAAGGCCGCTTCCGGGCGCGGGGCTCCGCTGAAGCCGGAGTCGCTGTCGCTGCCGGGTCTTGCCGGGGCGCGCGCCGCGGTGCTGGACGAACTGGTCGAACTGTGCGCCGCCGACGAGGAGAAGGCGCGGGAGGTGCTCGGGCTGAGCGAGGGCCTGCGCGGCGAGATCGCGAAGAACGTGGAGCTGCGGACCGCGGGGACCCGGCCGGCCGGGGAGATCTACACGGGCGTGCTGTACGACGCGCTCGGTCCGGCGACGCTGGAGCCCGACGCGCGGCGGCGGGCCCGGCAGTCGCTGCTGGTGTTCTCGGGGCTGTGGGGCGCGGTGCGGATGGGCGACCGGATTCCGTCGTACCGCTGCTCGATGGGCGTGAAGCTGCCGGGGCTCGGCACACTGGGGGCGTACTGGCGGGGGCAGATGGCCTCCGTGCTGCCCGAGGCGTCGGGCAACGGCCTGGTGCTGGATCTGCGGTCCTCGGCGTATGCGGCGGCGTGGAAGCCGCAGGGCGAGGTGGCGGGGCGTACGGCGACGGTGCGGGTGCTGCACTCGCAGCTGGTGGACGGGGTCGAGAAGCGGTCGGTGGTCAGCCACTTCAACAAGGCCACGAAGGGCCGGCTGGTACGGGACCTGCTCACGGCGGGCGCGAAACCGAAGGGGCCCGGCGAGCTGGTGGAGACGCTGCGGGATCTCGGGTACGTGGTGGAGGCGCAGGAGCCGGCCCGGGCGGGGCGGGCGTGGGCCCTGGACGTGGTGGTCTCCCAGATTCACTGA
- the eda gene encoding bifunctional 4-hydroxy-2-oxoglutarate aldolase/2-dehydro-3-deoxy-phosphogluconate aldolase, translating into MPSVLDLAPVVPVVVLDDIADAVPLARALVAGGLPAIEVTLRTPAALDAIRAIADEVPDAVVGAGTVISADGVNATVAAGARFLVSPGWTERLLDAMEASGVPFLPGVSTTSEVVALLERGVSEMKFFPAEAAGGAPYLKSLAGPLPQARFCPTGGISLGSAPSYLALRNVGCVGGTWMLPADAIGAKDWARVERLAAGAAALRGRVQPKSTSTKSATGR; encoded by the coding sequence ATGCCCTCTGTGCTGGACCTCGCGCCTGTCGTTCCCGTCGTCGTCCTCGACGACATCGCCGATGCCGTACCACTCGCGCGGGCCCTGGTCGCGGGCGGTCTGCCGGCGATCGAGGTGACGCTGCGGACGCCGGCCGCGCTCGACGCGATCCGCGCGATCGCGGACGAGGTGCCGGACGCGGTGGTCGGCGCGGGCACGGTGATCTCGGCGGACGGCGTGAACGCTACGGTCGCGGCCGGAGCGCGGTTCCTGGTCAGCCCCGGGTGGACGGAGCGGCTGCTGGACGCGATGGAGGCGTCGGGCGTGCCGTTCCTGCCCGGTGTCTCGACGACCTCGGAGGTCGTGGCGCTGCTGGAGCGTGGGGTGAGCGAGATGAAGTTCTTCCCGGCGGAGGCGGCCGGCGGCGCACCGTATCTCAAGTCCCTTGCCGGGCCGCTTCCGCAGGCGCGCTTCTGCCCGACGGGCGGGATTTCGCTCGGTTCGGCACCGTCGTATCTTGCGCTGCGGAACGTGGGGTGTGTGGGCGGTACCTGGATGCTGCCCGCCGACGCGATCGGCGCCAAGGACTGGGCACGGGTCGAGAGACTGGCGGCCGGAGCGGCCGCGCTGCGCGGCCGGGTTCAGCCGAAGTCCACATCGACGAAGTCGGCCACCGGTCGGTAA
- a CDS encoding GNAT family N-acetyltransferase: MTWYLTEDVEEFRRVAGDCLARDSVLSTALLTVSETVRRHGPHAYGDTEPAWFGWWRESDDAPVDGAFLQTPPRPPLLGPMPEALARALARELRAAGVTLGGVRGGDGSTQAFADEWTGGGGWNVGRRLRLFRLGELTPQRPAPPGRARQATADDIPVAAAWMKGFAVDVGETSDADYTQNIARRVADGRLYLWEGDDGRPVSMAGCSPLVAGQSRVSPVYTPAGLRGRGYAGAVTAAVSRAALEAGAEQVLLFTDQANPTSNALYQRLGYRPVADFVDVDFG; encoded by the coding sequence ATGACCTGGTATCTGACCGAGGACGTCGAGGAGTTCCGCCGCGTCGCCGGCGACTGCCTGGCGCGGGACTCCGTCCTCAGCACCGCGCTGCTCACCGTGAGCGAGACGGTGCGTCGGCACGGACCGCACGCGTACGGGGACACGGAACCCGCTTGGTTCGGGTGGTGGCGGGAGAGCGACGACGCGCCTGTGGACGGCGCGTTCCTGCAGACGCCGCCGCGGCCACCGCTGCTCGGCCCGATGCCGGAAGCCCTCGCCCGTGCGCTGGCGCGGGAGTTGCGCGCGGCAGGGGTGACGCTCGGGGGAGTGAGGGGCGGGGACGGCAGCACACAGGCCTTCGCCGACGAGTGGACGGGCGGAGGAGGCTGGAACGTCGGCCGGCGGCTCCGGCTCTTCCGGCTCGGTGAGCTGACGCCACAGCGGCCCGCTCCACCCGGCCGCGCCCGGCAGGCCACCGCCGACGACATCCCGGTGGCCGCCGCCTGGATGAAGGGGTTCGCCGTCGACGTAGGTGAGACGTCCGACGCGGACTACACACAGAACATCGCGCGCCGCGTCGCCGACGGACGCCTGTACCTGTGGGAGGGGGACGACGGACGGCCGGTCTCCATGGCAGGGTGTTCGCCGCTCGTCGCGGGACAGTCCCGGGTCTCGCCCGTCTACACCCCGGCCGGGCTCCGCGGACGCGGATACGCCGGCGCGGTCACCGCCGCCGTCAGCCGCGCCGCGCTCGAGGCGGGCGCCGAACAGGTCCTGCTCTTCACTGACCAGGCCAACCCCACCAGCAACGCCCTCTATCAGCGCCTCGGTTACCGACCGGTGGCCGACTTCGTCGATGTGGACTTCGGCTGA
- a CDS encoding bifunctional RNase H/acid phosphatase, with protein sequence MREFVVEADGGSRGNPGPAGYGAVVLDPKTGEPLSEVAEYIGVATNNVAEYKGLIAGLKAAKALDPEAGVRVRMDSKLVVEQMSGRWKIKHPDMKPLAAEAARILPPARVTYEWIPREKNKHADRLANEAMDAGRKGKQWEPSRSTAALDAHDARDAAAARVVGDATAGAARARAALAGGPSTGSGRTDSSGAAGSAGAGRTESSGVATATGSLETEAATPTVGWGPADLGTPATFVLLRHGETPLTPEKRFSGSGGSDPSLSAVGRRQADAVATALAARGTIEEIVSSPLKRCRETAEAVAARLNLDVRIEEGLREADFGAWEGLTFAEAQERYPDDLKAWLASPRATPSGGGESFATVARRVAATRDKLLARYAGRTVLLVTHVTPVKTLVRLALGAPPESLFRMELSAASLSVVAYYSDGNASLRLLNDTSHLR encoded by the coding sequence ATGCGGGAGTTCGTCGTCGAGGCGGACGGCGGCTCCCGGGGGAATCCGGGCCCGGCGGGCTACGGCGCGGTCGTGCTCGACCCGAAGACGGGCGAGCCCCTGTCCGAGGTGGCCGAGTACATCGGTGTGGCGACGAACAACGTCGCCGAGTACAAGGGCCTGATCGCGGGACTGAAGGCCGCGAAGGCCCTCGACCCCGAGGCCGGGGTCCGTGTCCGGATGGACTCCAAGCTGGTCGTCGAGCAGATGTCGGGCCGCTGGAAGATCAAGCACCCGGACATGAAGCCGCTCGCGGCGGAGGCCGCGCGGATCCTGCCGCCCGCCCGGGTGACGTACGAGTGGATCCCGCGCGAGAAGAACAAGCACGCGGACCGGCTGGCCAACGAGGCGATGGACGCGGGCAGGAAGGGCAAGCAGTGGGAGCCGTCGCGCTCCACGGCGGCCCTGGACGCGCATGACGCGCGGGACGCGGCGGCGGCGCGCGTGGTGGGCGACGCGACCGCCGGCGCGGCGAGGGCGAGGGCGGCGCTGGCGGGCGGCCCTTCGACCGGTTCCGGCCGTACGGACTCTTCCGGCGCGGCCGGGTCCGCGGGCGCGGGCCGTACGGAGTCCTCCGGCGTCGCCACAGCCACCGGGAGCCTCGAGACCGAGGCGGCGACCCCGACGGTCGGCTGGGGCCCCGCCGACCTCGGCACCCCGGCCACCTTCGTCCTCCTTCGTCACGGCGAGACGCCCCTCACCCCCGAGAAGCGCTTCTCGGGCAGCGGCGGCAGCGACCCCTCACTGTCTGCGGTGGGCCGGCGCCAGGCCGACGCGGTCGCGACCGCTCTCGCGGCCCGCGGCACGATCGAGGAGATCGTCAGCTCCCCGCTGAAGCGCTGCCGCGAGACCGCGGAGGCGGTCGCGGCCCGCCTGAACCTCGATGTCCGTATCGAGGAGGGTCTGCGCGAGGCGGACTTCGGCGCGTGGGAGGGTCTGACGTTCGCGGAAGCGCAGGAGCGGTACCCCGACGATCTGAAGGCCTGGCTGGCCTCGCCGAGGGCGACACCCTCGGGCGGCGGCGAGAGCTTCGCGACGGTGGCCCGCCGCGTCGCGGCAACCCGCGACAAGCTGCTCGCGCGCTATGCCGGCCGCACGGTGCTGCTGGTCACGCACGTCACGCCGGTCAAAACCCTGGTGCGGCTGGCCCTGGGCGCTCCGCCGGAGTCCTTGTTCCGGATGGAACTCTCGGCGGCGTCGCTCTCGGTGGTGGCGTACTACTCGGACGGCAACGCGTCGCTGCGACTGCTCAACGACACGTCTCACTTGCGCTGA
- a CDS encoding zinc ribbon domain-containing protein, with amino-acid sequence MNAAPADQIRLLDVQALDVRLSQLAHKSTSLPEHAEIESLTKDLTQLRDLLVAAQTEESDTAREQIKAEQDVDQVRQRAVRDQQRLDSGAVTSPKDLENLQREIVSLAKRQGDLEDVVLEIMERRESAQERVSELTGRVSAVQAKLDDATARRDAAQEQIDGEVASVTKEREVAGGSVPADLMKLYEKLRVQQGGVGAARLYQRRCEGCQLELNITEVNEVKAASPDTVLRCENCRRILVRTAESGL; translated from the coding sequence CTGAACGCCGCGCCCGCCGACCAGATCCGACTCCTCGACGTCCAGGCCCTCGACGTACGACTGTCGCAGCTCGCCCACAAGAGCACGTCGCTGCCCGAGCACGCCGAGATCGAGTCGCTCACCAAGGACCTCACCCAACTGCGCGACCTGCTGGTCGCCGCGCAGACCGAGGAGAGCGACACCGCCCGCGAGCAGATCAAGGCGGAGCAGGACGTCGACCAGGTGCGCCAGCGCGCCGTACGCGACCAGCAGCGCCTCGACTCGGGCGCCGTCACCTCGCCCAAGGACCTGGAGAACCTGCAGCGCGAGATCGTCTCGCTCGCCAAGCGCCAGGGTGACCTCGAGGACGTCGTCCTCGAGATCATGGAGCGCCGGGAGTCCGCGCAGGAACGTGTCTCCGAGCTGACCGGGCGGGTCTCCGCCGTCCAGGCCAAGCTGGACGATGCGACCGCGCGCCGGGACGCCGCGCAGGAGCAGATCGACGGCGAGGTCGCCTCGGTCACCAAGGAGCGCGAGGTCGCGGGCGGCTCCGTACCTGCCGATCTGATGAAGCTGTACGAGAAGCTGCGCGTCCAGCAGGGCGGGGTGGGCGCGGCCCGCCTCTACCAGCGACGGTGCGAGGGCTGCCAGTTGGAGCTCAACATCACCGAGGTGAACGAGGTCAAGGCGGCGTCGCCGGACACGGTGCTGCGCTGTGAGAACTGCCGTCGCATTCTGGTCCGCACCGCAGAGTCGGGTCTGTAA
- a CDS encoding Nif3-like dinuclear metal center hexameric protein — translation MPRLSEVLAALDALWPPERAEQWDAVGTVCGDPEAQVSRVLFAVDPVREIADEAIGLGAQLIVTHHPLYLRGTTTVAASTFKGRVVHTLIKHDIALHVAHTNADTADPGVSDALAGALDLRVVRPLVPDATDPSGHRGLGRICELDHPETLREFAARAAKRLPGTAQGVRIAGDPDAVVRTVAVSGGSGDSLFDQVRAAGVDAFLTADLRHHPVSEATQHSPLGLVDAAHWATEWPWCEQAAAQLDEISDRHGWGLRVHVSHTVTDPWSAQIAPAAELPGSASRAPSDSSSPGAPN, via the coding sequence GTGCCCCGTCTGTCGGAAGTCCTCGCCGCGCTCGACGCCCTCTGGCCTCCCGAGCGGGCCGAACAGTGGGACGCCGTCGGCACGGTCTGCGGGGACCCGGAAGCCCAGGTCAGCCGGGTTCTGTTCGCCGTCGATCCGGTGCGGGAGATCGCCGACGAGGCGATCGGGCTCGGCGCCCAGCTGATCGTCACGCACCACCCGCTCTATTTGCGCGGTACGACCACGGTCGCGGCCTCCACCTTCAAGGGCCGTGTCGTGCACACGCTGATCAAGCACGACATCGCCCTGCATGTCGCGCACACCAACGCGGACACCGCCGACCCCGGAGTCTCCGACGCCCTCGCGGGCGCGCTCGACCTCCGGGTCGTACGCCCTCTGGTGCCGGATGCCACGGATCCGAGCGGTCACCGCGGCCTCGGCCGGATCTGCGAGCTCGACCACCCCGAGACGCTGCGGGAGTTCGCCGCGCGCGCGGCGAAGCGACTGCCGGGCACCGCGCAGGGCGTCCGTATCGCCGGCGATCCGGACGCGGTCGTCCGTACCGTCGCGGTCAGCGGCGGCTCCGGCGACAGCCTCTTCGACCAGGTGCGGGCCGCGGGTGTGGATGCGTTCCTCACCGCCGACCTGCGCCACCACCCGGTCTCCGAAGCCACGCAGCATTCGCCCCTCGGGCTGGTCGACGCCGCCCACTGGGCCACCGAGTGGCCCTGGTGCGAGCAGGCCGCCGCCCAGCTCGACGAGATTTCCGACCGGCACGGCTGGGGCCTTCGGGTCCACGTCTCGCACACGGTCACCGACCCCTGGTCCGCCCAGATCGCCCCCGCCGCCGAACTGCCCGGGAGCGCTTCGCGCGCCCCTTCCGATTCCTCTTCTCCTGGAGCCCCCAACTGA
- a CDS encoding 3-oxoacyl-ACP reductase — protein sequence MSLPLEGLSAIVTGAGRGLGRAEALELAGLGASVVVNDFGRPGRDGSGEASAAPAEEVAAEIRAAGGSAVAHQGDVSDFEQARELVELAVSHHGKLDILVNNAGILRDRMVFSMSEEDWDSVVRVHLKGHFNTTRFAAVHWRERSKAAGGPVYGRIVNTSSEAFLAGSAGQPNYAAAKGGIVGLTTSTALALGKYGVTANVICPRARTRMTEDVFAGYAEPVDGGLDPLAPEHVAPLVGYLASPAAAKVNGQLLVVHGGMVAIVERPRVAAKFDTSKEAFSYDELDALLTPHYADRPPGETFAAAEVLGLRRG from the coding sequence ATGTCTCTGCCACTGGAGGGCCTGTCCGCGATCGTCACCGGGGCGGGCCGCGGCCTCGGCCGCGCGGAAGCGCTGGAACTGGCCGGGCTCGGCGCGAGCGTCGTCGTCAACGACTTCGGCCGGCCCGGCCGTGACGGGTCCGGAGAGGCCTCGGCCGCGCCGGCCGAGGAGGTCGCCGCCGAGATCCGGGCGGCGGGCGGCTCCGCCGTGGCCCACCAGGGGGACGTCTCCGACTTCGAGCAGGCCCGCGAGCTTGTCGAGCTGGCCGTCTCCCATCACGGAAAGCTCGACATCCTGGTCAACAACGCGGGCATCCTGCGCGACCGGATGGTCTTCTCCATGAGCGAGGAGGATTGGGACTCGGTCGTACGGGTCCACCTCAAGGGTCACTTCAACACGACCCGCTTCGCGGCCGTCCACTGGCGCGAGCGCTCCAAGGCGGCGGGCGGCCCGGTCTACGGCCGGATCGTCAACACGTCGTCGGAGGCATTCCTCGCCGGCTCCGCGGGACAGCCGAACTACGCGGCGGCGAAGGGCGGCATCGTCGGCCTCACCACGTCCACGGCGCTGGCGCTGGGCAAGTACGGAGTGACGGCCAATGTGATCTGCCCGCGGGCCAGGACCCGTATGACCGAGGACGTCTTCGCGGGCTACGCGGAACCGGTGGACGGCGGGCTCGACCCGCTGGCGCCGGAACACGTCGCCCCGCTGGTGGGTTATCTGGCTTCTCCGGCGGCGGCCAAGGTCAACGGCCAGCTGCTCGTCGTGCACGGCGGCATGGTGGCGATCGTCGAACGGCCCAGGGTGGCCGCGAAGTTCGACACATCGAAGGAGGCGTTCAGCTACGACGAGCTGGACGCGCTGCTCACCCCGCACTATGCGGACCGGCCACCGGGGGAGACGTTCGCGGCGGCGGAGGTTCTGGGGCTCAGGCGGGGGTGA
- a CDS encoding Zn-dependent alcohol dehydrogenase, translated as MRAAVLHETGQDKLEVLDDIEAVGFGPGKVKIRVRATGLCHSDVSAMNGVLPQPAPFIPGHEGAGEIIDVGDGVSGLKQGDRVLLCWLPACGVCPACKRGQTQLCLAGFMNAGTPNFRRSGASPSDVFGFAGTGTFAEEVVVDAGCAVPIPDDVPFDIAALIGCGVTTGLGAAINTADVAAGSSVAVIGCGGVGISAIQGARLKGAARIVAVDPVASRREAALKFGATEAVSPDELADAKQQLTAGEGFDYVFEVVGRSATARTAYETTRRGGTLCIVGAGATDDFLQLNMFELFFDEKRILPSMYGGGDVLTSYERAIALWRAGRIDLEGLITHRVRLAEINDALAQMRTGEALRTCIEI; from the coding sequence GTGCGCGCAGCCGTACTGCACGAGACAGGGCAGGACAAGCTCGAAGTCCTCGACGACATCGAGGCGGTGGGCTTCGGCCCCGGAAAGGTCAAGATCCGGGTCCGGGCCACCGGACTGTGCCACTCCGACGTCTCCGCGATGAACGGCGTGCTGCCGCAGCCCGCGCCCTTCATCCCGGGGCACGAGGGCGCCGGCGAGATCATCGACGTCGGCGACGGTGTGAGCGGCCTCAAGCAGGGCGACCGGGTGCTGCTGTGCTGGCTGCCCGCGTGCGGTGTCTGTCCCGCCTGCAAACGCGGCCAGACCCAGCTCTGTCTCGCCGGCTTCATGAACGCGGGCACCCCCAACTTCAGGCGTTCCGGCGCAAGCCCTTCCGACGTCTTCGGCTTCGCGGGTACCGGCACCTTCGCCGAGGAGGTCGTCGTCGACGCGGGCTGCGCCGTACCGATCCCCGACGATGTGCCCTTCGACATCGCCGCGCTGATCGGCTGCGGAGTGACCACGGGCCTCGGCGCGGCCATCAACACCGCTGATGTCGCGGCGGGTTCCTCGGTCGCCGTCATCGGCTGCGGCGGAGTCGGTATCTCCGCGATCCAGGGCGCCAGGCTCAAGGGCGCGGCCCGGATCGTCGCCGTCGACCCGGTCGCGAGCCGACGTGAGGCAGCCCTCAAGTTCGGTGCCACGGAGGCCGTTTCGCCCGATGAGCTGGCCGACGCCAAACAGCAGCTCACCGCGGGCGAGGGCTTCGACTACGTCTTCGAGGTCGTCGGCAGGTCGGCGACGGCCCGCACCGCGTACGAGACGACCCGGCGCGGCGGCACCCTGTGCATCGTCGGCGCGGGCGCCACGGACGACTTCCTTCAGCTCAACATGTTCGAGCTGTTCTTCGACGAGAAGCGGATCCTGCCGTCCATGTACGGCGGCGGGGACGTACTCACCTCGTACGAGCGTGCCATCGCCCTGTGGCGCGCGGGCCGGATCGATCTCGAAGGGCTGATCACCCACCGGGTGCGGCTCGCGGAGATCAATGACGCGCTGGCCCAGATGCGCACGGGCGAGGCGCTGCGTACCTGCATCGAAATCTGA